The [Bacillus] selenitireducens MLS10 genome includes a region encoding these proteins:
- the xerC gene encoding tyrosine recombinase XerC: protein MAKRGVRMDAVLERDYMRYLQIEKGASPSTISQYQKDICAFFQNMDHTKPVEDVNHQDIRRYLALLQKDGYARRTVARKLASLRSLWRFLEREGRIQLNPFLYVTTPKLDKKLPSFLYENEMQAIFDAIDTDSLLGARNLAIIELLYASGIRASECTGLKLKDIDLDLSTLLVMGKGKKERFLPVGSFAVEALSLYLDKRTAKFGPHAQSDPLFINYRGGALTDRGLRKILAKVIEDASLTSKLTPHVIRHTFATHMLNEGADLRTVQELLGHTDLKATQIYTHVTRDRLRDVYRHSHPRAKK, encoded by the coding sequence ATGGCTAAAAGGGGTGTAAGAATGGACGCTGTTTTGGAACGGGACTATATGCGGTACCTGCAAATCGAAAAGGGGGCATCACCGTCCACAATCAGCCAGTATCAAAAAGACATCTGTGCCTTTTTTCAAAATATGGATCATACAAAACCTGTTGAGGATGTGAATCATCAGGACATACGCAGATATCTTGCTTTGTTACAAAAAGACGGCTATGCCAGGCGTACGGTAGCGAGGAAGCTTGCATCACTTCGTTCGCTCTGGCGTTTTCTTGAAAGAGAAGGCAGAATTCAGCTCAACCCTTTTCTCTATGTCACGACACCGAAGCTCGATAAAAAATTACCTTCTTTTTTATATGAAAATGAAATGCAGGCGATATTTGATGCCATCGATACAGATTCGTTATTGGGAGCAAGGAACCTGGCAATCATTGAACTTCTGTATGCGAGCGGGATCCGCGCTTCGGAGTGCACCGGATTGAAGCTGAAAGATATCGATCTTGATTTGTCTACGCTCCTTGTGATGGGGAAGGGCAAAAAGGAACGGTTTCTTCCTGTAGGAAGCTTTGCTGTTGAAGCGCTTTCGCTGTACCTCGATAAGCGGACGGCTAAATTCGGTCCTCACGCTCAATCGGATCCGCTCTTTATCAACTACCGTGGAGGTGCACTGACCGACCGGGGTTTACGTAAAATTTTGGCGAAGGTGATTGAGGATGCATCACTGACATCAAAACTGACCCCACATGTGATCCGGCACACATTTGCGACGCATATGCTGAATGAAGGCGCTGATCTCAGAACGGTACAGGAACTGCTCGGTCATACCGATTTAAAAGCTACGCAAATCTATACACATGTAACCCGCGACCGTTTGAGAGATGTGTATCGTCACTCGCATCCGCGGGCAAAAAAATAA